One Acidimicrobiales bacterium DNA segment encodes these proteins:
- a CDS encoding CoA transferase — translation MAGPMRDIRVVEIGVWVAGPSAGAILSDWGAEVVKVEPPNGDPYRWIFGVRRPNGEPVLNAAFEYDNRGKRSLALDIESEDGRRIVARLLERADVFITNMRTKALQRWGLDHETLCAAHPRLVYASVTGYGTEGPEKDRASYDFGGFWARSGIAAALTQAGTPPPAQRGGMGDHTTASALAGGIAAALFERERTGRGQWVSTSLFRAGLFVLGWDTSMALRSFPMPVGYARERAVNPAFNSYQDSEGRWFWLLGLEGDRHWPALVRAVERPDLAEDPRYSSLAVRIQNAGELISLFDGIFATRTLARWAEAFDREDVWWAPVQTTEEVLTDPQAEAAGAFVEAPVPEGTARVLASPVDFSVTPWEVRAPVPELGQHTEEVLLELGYEWEAIIAMKEAGVIP, via the coding sequence ATGGCCGGGCCGATGCGGGACATCAGAGTCGTCGAGATCGGGGTGTGGGTGGCGGGGCCTTCGGCCGGGGCCATCCTCTCCGACTGGGGAGCCGAGGTGGTGAAGGTCGAGCCGCCCAACGGTGACCCCTACCGCTGGATCTTCGGGGTCCGCCGCCCCAACGGCGAGCCCGTCCTCAACGCCGCCTTCGAGTACGACAACCGGGGCAAGCGCAGCCTGGCCCTCGACATCGAGTCCGAAGACGGCCGCCGCATCGTGGCCCGGCTCCTGGAGCGGGCCGACGTGTTCATCACCAACATGCGAACGAAGGCCCTGCAGCGTTGGGGCCTCGACCACGAGACGCTCTGCGCCGCCCACCCCCGGCTCGTCTACGCCAGCGTGACCGGCTACGGCACCGAGGGACCCGAGAAGGACCGGGCCAGCTACGACTTCGGGGGGTTCTGGGCCCGCTCCGGCATCGCCGCGGCCCTTACCCAGGCGGGCACCCCGCCGCCGGCCCAGCGGGGCGGCATGGGGGACCACACCACCGCGTCGGCGCTGGCGGGCGGGATCGCCGCCGCCCTGTTCGAGCGGGAGCGCACCGGTCGGGGGCAGTGGGTGTCGACGTCGCTGTTCCGGGCCGGACTGTTCGTGCTGGGCTGGGACACGAGCATGGCCCTGCGCTCGTTCCCGATGCCGGTCGGGTACGCGCGTGAGCGGGCGGTCAACCCCGCCTTCAACTCGTACCAGGACAGCGAGGGACGGTGGTTCTGGCTGTTGGGCCTCGAGGGGGACCGGCACTGGCCGGCGCTGGTCCGGGCGGTGGAGCGGCCCGACCTGGCCGAGGACCCCCGCTACTCGTCGCTCGCGGTGCGCATCCAGAACGCGGGAGAGCTGATCTCCCTCTTCGACGGCATCTTCGCCACCCGGACCCTGGCCCGATGGGCCGAGGCGTTCGACCGGGAGGACGTGTGGTGGGCGCCGGTGCAGACAACCGAGGAGGTGCTGACCGATCCCCAGGCCGAGGCCGCCGGGGCGTTCGTCGAGGCGCCGGTTCCCGAGGGCACGGCGCGGGTGCTGGCGTCACCCGTCGACTTCTCGGTGACCCCGTGGGAGGTGCGGGCGCCCGTCCCCGAGCTGGGCCAGCACACCGAGGAGGTGCTGCTCGAGCTCGGCTACGAGTGGGAGGCCATCATCGCCATGAAGGAGGCCGGGGTCATCCCCTGA
- the msrA gene encoding peptide-methionine (S)-S-oxide reductase MsrA, protein MRTQEDLHMFNSRKSQMVSPDRALPGRDQAMPVSDDHLVLGSALAPPFPVDSERAVFGMGCFWGAERKFWVLDGVLTTAVGYAGGFTPNPTYEEVCSGSTGHAEVVLVVFDPKRVSYQDLLRVFWESHDPTQGMRQGNDLGTQYRSAIYTFDDDQRRQAEESERMFQKELSAAGYGTITTEIADAGPFYYAEPYHQQYLAANPNGYCGLGGTGVACPTGLAASG, encoded by the coding sequence GTGAGGACCCAGGAGGACCTCCACATGTTCAACTCCCGCAAGAGCCAGATGGTCAGCCCGGACCGGGCCCTGCCCGGTCGCGACCAGGCCATGCCCGTCTCCGACGACCACCTGGTGCTGGGCAGCGCCCTGGCGCCCCCCTTTCCCGTGGACAGCGAGAGGGCCGTGTTCGGCATGGGCTGCTTCTGGGGCGCCGAGCGCAAGTTCTGGGTCCTCGACGGGGTGCTGACCACGGCCGTCGGATATGCCGGGGGGTTCACGCCGAATCCCACCTACGAGGAGGTCTGCAGCGGGTCGACCGGCCACGCCGAGGTGGTCCTGGTCGTCTTCGACCCGAAGCGGGTCAGCTACCAGGACCTGCTGCGGGTGTTCTGGGAGAGCCACGATCCGACCCAGGGCATGCGCCAGGGCAACGACCTCGGGACCCAGTACCGGTCGGCCATCTACACCTTCGACGACGACCAGCGACGCCAGGCCGAGGAGTCGGAGCGGATGTTCCAGAAGGAGCTGTCGGCGGCCGGCTACGGCACCATCACGACCGAGATCGCCGACGCCGGCCCCTTCTACTACGCCGAGCCGTACCACCAGCAGTACCTGGCGGCCAACCCCAACGGCTACTGCGGGCTCGGGGGTACCGGGGTGGCGTGTCCGACCGGATTGGCGGCGTCGGGCTGA